Proteins from one Rhinolophus ferrumequinum isolate MPI-CBG mRhiFer1 chromosome 15 unlocalized genomic scaffold, mRhiFer1_v1.p scaffold_54_arrow_ctg1_1, whole genome shotgun sequence genomic window:
- the LOC117019432 gene encoding LOW QUALITY PROTEIN: translation machinery-associated protein 7-like (The sequence of the model RefSeq protein was modified relative to this genomic sequence to represent the inferred CDS: substituted 2 bases at 2 genomic stop codons), with translation MSGRECGKKKPLKXPQGKDXEDEAFKQKQKGQKNTELEVKALGKVPLTTGEIKKSGQK, from the coding sequence ATGTCTGGACGAGAATGCGGCAAGAAGAAACCCCTGAAGTAGCCCCAGGGGAAGGACTAGGAAGATGAGGCATTCAAGCAGAAACAAAAAGGGCAGAAGAACACTGAGCTGGAAGTGAAGGCTTTGGGGAAGGTCCCTCTGACCACAGGTGAAATTAAGAAATCTGGCCAAAAGTGA